The DNA window GACAAATATTACTCTGAAATCAAAGGTAAGCAACTCATTAGTAATTTCAGAGTATTCAAATTAGAAATACAAAGTTTTTCAATATAGACTTGTAAACATTATTTCCAATCAATTAACTAATCATGTCCTCTCAGACattcttttagtgttgtagtttagCCGCCATCCTaaagagggcgccgctggtcatccaGCCTATTGATACAGAATTAAAAATGGCGGCATTGTCCCAGAACGGTAAAGGGGAACGGTACAAAAACAGGCTTGCAAATGTATATTATgtggttctgttttgaaatataaagatTTAACAAGCTTCTTAAGTTTTATCTTTAGTAGCGCTCAGTCAGCCGTGCTGCGTGGCGGAGCAGCGGGTAGTGAAAACAAGATGCGAGGACATAACCCGAAAATTTATAACGTGATGTTAAAAGATTTGATGCTAAAAAAGCTGATGGTCGTTAGTTAATGCGCTTCATGGAGCGAAGTTTTAATATTCCTTCAAGAGTAagacatgtttttgttgatgGGGATTTAAGTATTtccagggcttaaagtaaaaaaaaatcctgagcctgaaacttatagtgatgatagaaattaactatactgttgctattgccacagtttaatgaaaagtgtctttgaatagtgcaaacaattgcttctaacaatacaattaacaagctaaacactcaaacataaataagacttcagtacatttcaactcaaaacaaaatgtaaaatgtctgtgccctaaaggtttgccTTACAGACAAAAATCCCtgaacattaaataagagtcctttcagtcaatgtttttgcaagtaatttagaacatgcaacattaccaacgatcagtgtttcccaacctttttcggcccagcgcccccccagcctttatccaggtccctcaccgccccccaccaaagaatttgtaggctactttgcactgactattattttatcattaatattactatcactattgtagatgttttgatttttatgcttggttctgtatttatcatcaagataatttcccagaaaataaaaaaagtcatgggaatagaaattattttccacaggcgtctacgaaaaatgcaataaacattcaagttaaaattggtaggcctagcagcagccaatcagagtggaaaaaatattcatgttctttgccattttctggttgttaaatattccacaaaatgaccagatgaaagatgttcaacatgccagtttaaactttgatctaYttgcaaaacgactgagctctgcaacattaaaacatggatagaactgtaactacattaatcatagctcttcttctcttcagtgtttgtcagtttctggtggtgcagctctgtgctgccttcaggagaatgggacatcagagtatcatccataaaacttcccCCGCATgccatttattgtgcaaaccagagctttcagtggaaaaacaaaagttccagatccttttaatgccatgcaaatatgagacagaaacatggattatatctttatatagacctgtctattggtttatagattaatagttttactggaaaagaaattacaaagaacaaatctggttcttaatcaaatcctaatgagtcaaattgaaagtgtcatgaagTCACTGAACACCACCATGACATCAACACTGACAtggaaaataatattgaagaaataaatatatcaaatctagttaaaaacataaataagtgctaagttatttactgttatggtctgtaagatatatttattatcagtattagatatggtctcaacaaaccaatattattttaccttttatccggaaatagtgtctgtttattcttgcctacagtcctctgtattaatttttgctcgaaaggtcttgccataccagtttattcctctgcatttactttggtttcttagtttattcttgcattttgttcttcattcatttccatttagtttccttttattagttttatcctctcttggtttattgctatgtccactttagtttctttcctgttgctgcatttatcatttattgaccaccagccatcttcactcatcacctgctgcgccgcctaatcatcatgtgtttcacatcatgtgttgatttttcactgttcagcgtcggattctctgtttttatgccataattcacatctagttcgtcactccgttttatgtcccgcttctcctgtttcagagttttgtgcaatgtgcgcctcggtttttttttttttttttacccataagGTGCAGGGCgttcgggaagcgtatcgatggggaaaaggcagactgacataaaccttttaaaacaacggaaacaatttctgcattctgattattgaaatttaaaagtgctgtggtaccgttgttccattacacccgtttcataccggaccacttacagttccggtgttaacgctataaaatgaacgctacaaaatacagttttagcaagttgctcaaagtctaaactggtattgttgtgattgtaaggtgcaagggcgtaggaacgagcctgtcattgggggggacgcatatcggaaacctgacagatcagtaaataccttgagcagaaatgtcaaacaattatgacatcaacacatcagtaatgcgttactctaatctgacccttgcttcagtaacaagtattctaacatgttattatttacaatccaataatcagattaaagacagttatgcatagtataatgaccgtcattccaggatgaacactcagTTTAgaatttgcctcacaactagcaagctaaatactctggtagcacagacaggctaACAGATTCTGAaatatcttattggtcaaaagacatttgattattggtcaaaatgcatcgatataaattgactggtaattgaactggttctacttctttctaaaaccaaagtagaaaacagctcataaaatagAACTcggcagttttaaactcaatacagcagtttgaccaacaaaactaaaatctaaaaaacaagttttgttcttcttgaacaactctacatcagtgcaacagtttgatctacaaaataaataaaaattatacttttcacGTCTAACAGACctttagctcctcactgttaactcagtctcactttccagctctgcattcagtaacttaccaaacatgagccataaaaacactgaggcaaaaaacctaaatgtttttttcctgtcattttcagccgcaaacatttaactgaaatatctacagatatgcgtttctgtctctgccttcctctgactctctgcagcctgatgttcctgcatggattcatggatttacaacagacactacagtgatgtacagtgtcagaatgtgaactaaatataaaaagtatgtttttatcatacagaatgagaatttaaacaacttaattttcagatgtatacattattatacatcaaCTCTATTTACTATGTAGCAATaattttcactaatttattttaaaacctctcctcaagcacttttcttatcATTTCCTAACCATTaaccttatagtgtggaaataatgaaaaaaatattgaaacgttgaaagaaatcaacctgacatcGGTCTTCATctgttctcctttctggttttattgaaattaatataatttttatatcttcacactctgaaactccacctgactctcctatgtcttccctgacctgctcctctcataataaaatagtttagtttatttaaaaattaaaaacagttaatacatatttcaataaactaaatgaagacctcgtcagagcttcttcacctttcttcatcattctagcactgctgttctcctaaatatctaaataatataatataaatacatgttaagtgGTCAGTATGATCAGGttttgctcactttaaataataaaaaggctaatttcgctgctgtttcagtcttattctaaatcattgtgactagactagctaacttttaaacagcaGTAAAATTTTGAACATGTGACAATCCCAGAATTAAAACCGCTTacccaaaaagatttagttctatatataaaagtaaactgacaacaagatgttataaacgagcgatattcatggcaacattcctgacagtttacctcattcaaacggagtttctctaactccgtctgctgctgcctttactctgagccgttcagaggggggaggggagggggaggaagcgctctgctgaatgcgatgttgtgcgccttcaaaataaaagcatgcgagtggaagatttaaaaattcttcgcaactgcggtgaaattattggaggggacgaatgtgactgtctccaatattgggggggacatgtcccccccgcttcctacgcctatggtAAGGTGttaagtttaccttcgaccaaacgccccccaaaagaatcccagcgccccctgttGTAAAACTTTCCGCCAGCTTCCCGCTTGTCCtctttcctctagccatgcccagcgccTCTTGTtcttaattcctttctcaagtaaacgtgtttctttaccgggtgagacaaactccatcttctttcatatcacatttgatttaaccgctgaaccgaacgcatgcgcttcttttctacaaaccggtttacagtcattggtcaagaacaagggagctagaattctgattggcagaagacatctttgtagacggagctctttaagcccggagactacagtttggttgaggcggaccgtttgATCAAAACccggaaatccggcccccggccggagctctttaagccctgtaTTTcgcatattttcatattttatttttctatttgagGTTCCTATTTTATTATATCTTATAAATATCTAAGTTTAATAACGTGAGAACATCGCAATGTTCTGTTTACTAATTTAGATAATTAGTAACGAATTTTACTAAgacttaataattttttattaaagtcatcttattttttaaaaatgtaacccTTTATGTCATGAAAACCGCCCTCTTAATGCAAACTCAGGTTTTAAAGGAAACGACTGCTTACTAAtaagatcaatcaactttagattaactcattaatcaaTACTATGCAACTCTatttaattttgtataaaacagcatagaaactttaaaacctttgctttttgttgtgtcCGCTGTAACAGGAACACCCACCAGTGCCTGTGAGTTGATGGGAAAGGCGGATATCTGGTTGATGAGAACCTACTGGGATTTTGATTTTCCTCGTCCACTTCTCCCCAACTTTAAATTTGTTGGAGGGATCCACTGCAGACCAGCTAAACCTTTACCAGAGGTGTGGTTATAATCCACCATTTCAAAAGTTGTctcaagtttttaaataaataatcacaaacaaaatacaGGATAAAAGTCAACTAACTGCCCTAAAGACTGAAAATATTACTATTTTGCAGGAAATGGAAGCGTTTGTCCAGAGCTCTGGAGATGCTGGGATTGTTGTCTTCTCTTTAGGATCGATGATAAAGAACGTATCCACAGAAAAGGCGAACATGATCGCCTCAGCACTCGCTCAGCTTCCACAAAAGGTCAAGAAAATGCAGATAAGATTATCTGTTTAAATCAATGTAGAGTTTCTTTATCCAACTTCCAAATGTAGATGTAATCCCAAACAACAAGATGTCTGACTTACAcatactttgttttaaaaacaaaatacatcaaaacttgattaaaaacaaaaacttgttttgaccatttttagGTGCTGTGGAGATACAGTGGCCAGAAACCCGAGACTCTGGGTTCCAACACCAGAATATACAACTGGATCCCACAGAACGACTTGCTGGGTGGGTATATAATAGCATCCATCACATTTTAGCATCACTGGTGCTAAAATGTACATCAATGAGATGAACAGAAACACCACTCTGCAACGACAATTATGGCActgctaaaaatgtttccaaatgtttccCTTGAAAATTGTTATTTGGCCTTAGCTTCTGATTGCTATACAAATGGATCTTAGCTTAGTTTGGTTTTCAAAGATTCATTATTTTGATCCAAAGAAGTAGCTCAGAAGAAATGTAAGAATCTGTAGTTATGgtgttattaaaaaatgtttcatgtaacCTTAAATAGCAGCTAGTTTGATTTTATCCataattttcataaaaattaaatatgaatgtttgATAACGTTGTTTCCAGGTCATCCTAAAACCAAAGCTTTCATCACTCACGGCGGTGCAAACGGAGTTTTTGAGGCCATCTACCACGGCGTTCCCATGGTGGGAATCCCCATGTTCGCTGAACAGCCAGACAACATGGTGCATATGGAGGCCAAAGGAGCTGCAGTTACTGTTAAACTGAACTTTATGACAACTGAGAGCCTCAGAGATGCTGTAAACATGGTCATCAACGACAAATCgtaagttgttttgttttcttacgtgctatttacaatttttaaacaaaaaaactattggTTTGATCATCATTCTTGATGAGTAGAAGAGGGAATGTTGAATGTTGTGTTATGGTGTAAAGCAGTTAGATCTATCTTATGCAGCAGAGGTCTGTGGGCCATTTGTGACTCTTGGAATAATTATGTGCAGTTCATTATCAAAACTTCGTCATGATACAAATTTAGCCTTACAGGTCAGACAGAGTATGaggatgaaaacttttttgggtaacaatttatttgagacataaatttgttataaaagtattactgattaaactttagctttaataacataaagctacataatttttaaagtttaatcaataatacttttataacaaatttatgtcagatcatgatttcttggttaatgtgaagttgtcataacaaagactttgtgaataatgtcaactttgtattaaaaatgacatttacagaatgacacatTATGACatcagtcataaatattcatgacaggtgttgtgtcatgtttatgacggtgtcatgacagtcttattcacaacccatcaaataaagtgttacccttttttgttttaattttggtgCAAAATGTGCACTAACCTGAGAATTTTATACCTTATGcccaacataaaatatttggtttataGTTAATAGTATCACAAACATCAAGCATAATTTACACAAATGCAAACTTGGAAACAACTATTCATTAAACATAGTAAAATATTGTAACCAATGTCTTTTTAACTCATCCATCCGCAGCTACAAAGAAAACGTGATGCGACTGTCCAGAATCCACCATGACAGACCCATGAGTCCTCGGGACGAGGCCGTCTTCTGGATCGAGTTCACCATGAGGAACAAAGGAGCCAAACACTTGAGGGTTCAGGCCCACGAACTCACCTGGTACCAGTACCACAGCCTGGACGTCCTGGCCTTCCTCCTTATTATAGATCTGCTCCTCATCTACATCCTCTtcaagagctgcagcttctgtttcaagagatgctgcagcagaaaaaagacaaagagaaaagcagagtaaaaaaaagattaatcccttttgtacaataaaatctaaaaagaataaaaagacgTTTTCTTGTGTTGTTCATAGCAATGTCTCATTTCTTTAAGTATATATACttaaaattatgaattattaataaaaaagtatttcctgGAAGGTTTATTCCAAGATTTGATCTGAACTGCCTTGATATCACCGGTGTCCTCATAAAAGCTTTCCAAGAGTGACAGTAAAGGAGTTAAACAgcttcacattacaaccaccgGTGTGTTTCCTTCATCattgtttcatctttttcagTAACTCTCTTCTCTGCTGGTGAATCTTGGGTTTCTGCCTCCTCTGGCTCTAATCTGAAACAGTCAAACAGAGTAAACACTTCTGACTGGAGGGCAGGACTGAGGATGAAAACATTATTCATTGAACACCCTGAAACACTACAGACTCCATCAAAAGGGATTAAATCAATATTCAAATGTCTTATTGTTTCTTTAGACCCAGTTTCAGTAAAGTAATCTGCATGGGTCATGAAGGGGACAAAGTGCCCACATTTGAGGATTTCTAAGACTTTAGGTGCTGAAACAATCAGAAGTGACATTTTCCTAGAAACACTGATTCCCAAAAACTCCTGAATATTCACAAACCAACTCTCCACCGACTGTCTAAACAAAATCACGATAAACTGACACAAGTAAGGTGAGTTCCTTGCTCAGGTTGGACTCTGCCAATCAAAGTAGTTCAAGTATCTTGTTTCTTGATAACAACTAAGCCAAAAAGTTACGTTCTCATTTCACTGGTCCATGTGGTTTCCAAGTCTAATAACTGATCTTCAGATATGGATTGTGGCCAAAAGAATGAGCTCCCAGTCGATGaataaaagtgttttctctATACGATGGCTGGACTCAACCTCAGCAATGAGGTTAGAAACTTGTTTTAGTAAAGCTATAAGTAGAGATGCTGCTTTTCatattcttcttctgttttgtttgcttttgttttaaatttacttaGTTTGTGCATAACtcgtttattcttttattacatcaataaattcaaactaCTGCTACTCATCATCCAAAGAGGGAACTGAGGAAGTTCAAACATTTGCTTTGAGAATCATAAACTAATGAGGACAcatgaccaaaagaaaaatcaaccactATAAGATAATTTAC is part of the Poecilia reticulata strain Guanapo linkage group LG9, Guppy_female_1.0+MT, whole genome shotgun sequence genome and encodes:
- the LOC103469916 gene encoding UDP-glucuronosyltransferase 2A2-like, whose protein sequence is MLKTQQLVYHTATMELRLSVCILLLFCAAENSNGGKILVWYSDASHWINMKPLLETLVDRGHQVTVLVPSTSLFMNSSEPSRFQYEPFDVDVSFEELEKIIETIIHFFMYEMDFMNPFEIYIKFYNLMKNNKNITFKFLDGVVKSEPIMRKLKEGNYDLLFADPIYGGGDLTADILGIPLVLSLCFSLANNWERMCGQLPAPPSFVPGAASKLTDKMDFSERLYNVLFYTLQDVMMEQILWKEMDKYYSEIKGTPTSACELMGKADIWLMRTYWDFDFPRPLLPNFKFVGGIHCRPAKPLPEEMEAFVQSSGDAGIVVFSLGSMIKNVSTEKANMIASALAQLPQKVLWRYSGQKPETLGSNTRIYNWIPQNDLLGHPKTKAFITHGGANGVFEAIYHGVPMVGIPMFAEQPDNMVHMEAKGAAVTVKLNFMTTESLRDAVNMVINDKSYKENVMRLSRIHHDRPMSPRDEAVFWIEFTMRNKGAKHLRVQAHELTWYQYHSLDVLAFLLIIDLLLIYILFKSCSFCFKRCCSRKKTKRKAE